One genomic segment of Gimesia sp. includes these proteins:
- a CDS encoding HAD family hydrolase, protein MIKAVIFDLYGTLLELTQDHRPFLQVAKHCTSLSVQAAIHKALINDCPTLKAYASLLRLKTQLNLEGLEQILADDLLKVRLFPDVLSALEKLQSQQVKTAVISNLATPYIRPFDAHNLRTHFDVVLFSCECGLSKPDPAIYQRAIQQLILAPEEILMVGDSYASDVLGPATAGIKGIHLVRSSEDSSATAVISGLESLFDFI, encoded by the coding sequence GTGATTAAGGCCGTTATTTTTGATCTGTATGGAACTCTGCTGGAACTCACGCAGGACCACAGACCTTTTTTACAAGTGGCGAAACACTGTACGTCGCTGAGTGTTCAGGCAGCCATTCACAAAGCACTGATCAATGATTGCCCTACCCTGAAAGCCTATGCCAGTCTGCTCCGGTTGAAGACACAACTCAACCTGGAGGGACTGGAACAGATCCTTGCTGATGACCTGCTCAAGGTGAGGCTCTTTCCGGATGTGCTCTCTGCATTAGAAAAACTTCAAAGCCAGCAGGTGAAAACTGCGGTCATCTCCAATTTAGCCACGCCTTACATCCGCCCCTTCGATGCGCACAATCTTCGCACTCACTTTGATGTTGTTCTCTTCTCATGTGAATGCGGTCTCTCCAAACCTGATCCTGCGATTTATCAACGGGCCATCCAGCAACTGATTTTAGCCCCTGAAGAAATCCTGATGGTTGGCGACAGCTATGCTTCAGATGTTCTCGGACCAGCGACAGCAGGCATCAAGGGCATTCATCTCGTGCGTTCGAGTGAAGACAGTTCTGCTACAGCTGTGATCTCTGGTTTGGAGTCACTGTTCGATTTTATCTGA
- a CDS encoding methyltransferase domain-containing protein — MTETPHYAIRGGLPGRERLRVLSRVMLESTSSFLNRLELVDGLNCLDVGCGGGDVTRELACRIAPAGRAVGIDLDATKLSVAQEEARDLGLSNLEYRQVDVRDAAGPPEYDVVYSRFVLTHLSNPEAVLSSFLNQLRPGGILALEDIDLSGSFAWPETGAFRRFYELYCTVVQNRGGDPHIGQRLPVLVMDCGLESIQVSVVQPTGLTGEVKLLNGLTMENIADAVLADGLASSEEIDQIVDELNAFAADQRTVTGLPRIVQVWGRLPQS, encoded by the coding sequence ATGACTGAGACTCCACATTATGCCATTCGAGGTGGTCTGCCTGGTCGGGAACGATTACGGGTTCTGTCGCGTGTCATGTTGGAGAGCACTTCCTCGTTTTTGAATCGGTTGGAGCTGGTTGATGGTCTAAATTGTCTGGATGTGGGTTGCGGCGGAGGAGATGTGACGCGCGAACTGGCTTGCCGCATTGCTCCCGCGGGTAGGGCTGTCGGCATTGATCTTGATGCCACCAAACTCTCCGTCGCGCAAGAGGAAGCACGTGACCTGGGTTTATCCAACCTGGAATATCGTCAGGTCGATGTGCGGGATGCTGCAGGCCCGCCGGAATATGATGTCGTTTATTCCCGTTTTGTGCTGACTCATCTCAGCAATCCGGAAGCGGTTCTCAGTTCTTTTCTAAACCAGTTACGTCCGGGAGGAATCCTGGCGCTGGAGGACATCGACTTGAGTGGCTCATTTGCCTGGCCGGAAACTGGTGCGTTTCGCAGGTTCTATGAACTGTATTGCACCGTCGTTCAGAACCGGGGCGGTGATCCGCATATCGGGCAGCGATTGCCTGTGCTTGTCATGGACTGCGGGCTGGAATCCATTCAGGTATCAGTCGTGCAACCTACGGGGCTGACTGGTGAAGTCAAACTGCTCAACGGTTTGACGATGGAGAACATTGCCGATGCGGTTCTGGCAGACGGACTGGCATCCTCTGAGGAAATTGACCAGATCGTGGATGAACTCAATGCGTTTGCTGCAGACCAGCGAACCGTTACCGGCTTACCCCGCATCGTGCAGGTCTGGGGACGTTTACCTCAGAGTTGA
- a CDS encoding sigma-70 family RNA polymerase sigma factor, whose translation MNEVIVNNEFFQLLLQHQGPLHAYVLSLVGNTTDARDLLQDINQCLLEKRDTFTPDSNFLAWSRKVAFYKIQSYWRDKHRNRLLFDDELLNSMSETIDSLPDLYNEQIEALKSCINHLPADKQTMMQQRYGQFMPLKQIADYWGKSEKAISVMLLRIRLRLQDCIQKTLSARPRI comes from the coding sequence ATGAATGAAGTTATCGTCAACAATGAGTTCTTTCAGCTGCTGTTACAGCATCAGGGGCCCTTGCACGCTTACGTACTTTCCCTGGTAGGTAATACTACTGATGCCCGAGATTTACTGCAGGACATCAATCAGTGTCTGCTCGAAAAACGGGACACCTTCACCCCGGACAGTAATTTCCTGGCCTGGTCTCGCAAAGTTGCTTTTTACAAGATCCAGTCATACTGGCGTGACAAACACCGTAACCGCCTGCTGTTCGACGACGAGTTACTCAACAGCATGTCCGAGACCATCGACAGCCTGCCCGATCTATATAACGAGCAGATCGAAGCCCTCAAATCTTGTATCAACCACCTGCCTGCTGACAAACAGACCATGATGCAACAACGCTACGGGCAATTCATGCCTCTCAAACAAATTGCTGACTACTGGGGAAAATCGGAAAAAGCGATCAGCGTCATGCTCTTGCGGATACGCTTGCGGCTTCAGGATTGCATCCAGAAAACACTCTCTGCAAGGCCCCGCATCTGA
- a CDS encoding FecR family protein — MISENTSNWEDPLPRLVALYFDQRLDESELQQLQTRLKTDPDARVFFAQFSILQTQLEWVCTDSVSPREMTHIPASYHARARNWNLILYISCCICLAIGGLFFMYLTTPVAHVYPTADSHWESGLIADEETLLSGSRRQLSRGAIEIRFTSGSIVNLQAPALFTIQGSNAVFLEAGKLVADIPEAGHGFTVETQSGQIVDLGTSFSVTVEADRNTEVKVYRGKVQVAGTTDSQTPLDLSANHAVEIDSISRSILPRDYTSSDFIPLIARDYSVDSFSENVVFQEQFPDQIARGEFQLLERDGTVFLFPELREIQLYNNLNVSISQPGSYWSYEQIETDTDFIPRGMKVDCYRLYYDPASNKNDMLPVEGTIHFHQPVLGMITTRNRLLETDHILNPLCQGGNCPQIKHQEIETRVSENGSRQDIITLSEDRKTLNFKLFTGTNYIDEFRVLVAAP, encoded by the coding sequence ATGATCTCTGAAAACACTTCGAACTGGGAAGACCCCCTGCCCCGGCTGGTCGCTCTGTATTTCGATCAGCGACTGGATGAGTCCGAACTGCAGCAGTTGCAGACGCGACTGAAAACGGACCCGGATGCAAGAGTCTTTTTCGCTCAGTTTTCGATCCTGCAGACTCAGCTGGAATGGGTCTGCACCGACTCAGTCTCACCACGAGAAATGACTCATATTCCGGCCTCCTATCACGCCAGAGCGCGTAACTGGAATCTGATTCTCTATATCTCATGCTGTATCTGCCTGGCGATCGGCGGACTGTTTTTCATGTATCTGACAACTCCCGTCGCTCACGTTTATCCAACCGCTGACAGCCACTGGGAATCCGGTTTGATCGCAGATGAGGAAACGCTGCTTTCAGGTTCGCGCAGACAGCTGTCGAGAGGTGCCATAGAAATTCGCTTCACTTCCGGATCGATCGTTAACCTGCAGGCACCAGCGCTGTTTACAATCCAGGGATCGAATGCGGTCTTTCTGGAAGCGGGAAAGCTGGTTGCCGACATCCCTGAAGCAGGACATGGCTTTACCGTGGAAACACAGTCCGGTCAGATTGTGGATCTTGGCACATCTTTTTCCGTAACCGTAGAGGCGGACCGAAACACGGAAGTCAAAGTCTATCGGGGTAAAGTCCAGGTCGCTGGTACAACAGATTCGCAAACTCCACTCGACCTGTCAGCCAACCACGCGGTGGAGATCGACTCCATATCCAGGTCAATCCTGCCTCGGGACTATACCAGCAGCGATTTCATCCCACTGATTGCCCGCGATTACAGCGTAGACAGTTTCAGCGAAAATGTTGTGTTTCAGGAACAGTTTCCGGATCAGATCGCCCGGGGAGAGTTTCAGCTTCTTGAACGAGATGGCACAGTCTTTCTCTTTCCCGAACTGAGAGAGATCCAGCTCTACAATAACCTCAATGTCTCCATCAGCCAGCCTGGCAGCTACTGGTCCTACGAGCAGATAGAAACGGATACCGATTTCATCCCGCGGGGAATGAAAGTCGACTGCTACCGACTCTATTACGATCCAGCCAGCAACAAGAATGACATGCTGCCGGTAGAAGGCACGATTCACTTTCATCAGCCTGTGTTGGGAATGATTACCACCAGAAACCGGCTGCTGGAAACCGACCACATTCTCAATCCCCTTTGCCAGGGAGGCAACTGCCCTCAGATTAAACACCAGGAAATCGAAACCCGAGTATCAGAGAATGGCAGCCGCCAGGACATCATTACACTCTCCGAAGACCGCAAAACGCTCAACTTCAAACTATTCACAGGTACAAACTACATCGATGAATTCAGGGTGCTGGTTGCAGCCCCCTAG
- a CDS encoding DUF1559 domain-containing protein, with translation MKPDRSAKYVRGFTLIELLVVIAIIAILIALLLPAVQQAREAARRSQCKNNLKQFGLAMHNYADTHGVLPCLKGGAGGDVSGAGLLDTGTGNRSWMSGIVFLLPFLDQAPLWNQISSLPGQGGRPNDPNSFPQPHLALMLCPSSPVPPRAEGGLAPRSYCLSVGDTINDNISSKNPRGPFGWLSDTRMRDFLDGTSNTILMAERELGGTGSFLGRAAASISNLDTNPAACLSTISGNTYNVTMDGHRMGQRWAIGYPFYSGITTVLPPNSPSCSSSGHQGWGIYSASSLHTGGCHVLMGDGAVRFVSENIDSGFPSDPQVTTGPSPYGVWGALGTMSGSETIGEF, from the coding sequence ATGAAACCTGATCGTTCTGCTAAATACGTTCGAGGCTTCACATTAATTGAGTTACTCGTTGTAATCGCGATTATCGCAATTTTAATTGCCTTACTGCTGCCTGCAGTTCAACAGGCTCGCGAAGCGGCGCGGCGCTCGCAATGCAAAAACAATCTCAAACAGTTCGGTCTGGCGATGCACAACTATGCCGACACGCATGGTGTGCTGCCCTGCCTGAAGGGAGGCGCAGGGGGAGATGTATCCGGTGCAGGACTGTTAGACACCGGAACGGGCAACCGCAGCTGGATGAGCGGCATTGTCTTTCTGCTTCCCTTCCTCGACCAGGCACCTCTGTGGAACCAGATCTCGAGTCTACCCGGTCAGGGAGGCCGACCGAATGATCCCAATTCGTTTCCCCAACCTCATCTGGCTCTCATGCTCTGCCCCTCCTCACCTGTGCCACCACGTGCAGAAGGTGGACTGGCACCTCGCAGCTACTGCTTGAGCGTAGGGGACACCATCAATGACAACATCTCTTCCAAGAATCCCCGCGGGCCTTTTGGCTGGCTCTCTGACACCCGGATGCGTGATTTTCTGGATGGGACCAGCAATACCATTCTGATGGCAGAACGAGAACTGGGAGGCACCGGATCCTTTCTGGGGCGTGCTGCCGCTTCCATCTCCAACCTGGACACGAACCCCGCAGCCTGCCTGAGTACGATTTCAGGGAACACCTATAACGTCACCATGGACGGTCATCGGATGGGTCAGCGCTGGGCCATCGGATATCCGTTTTACTCCGGGATCACCACGGTACTTCCGCCGAACAGTCCTTCCTGCTCTTCGAGCGGACACCAGGGATGGGGCATCTATTCTGCCAGTAGCCTGCACACAGGTGGCTGCCACGTGTTGATGGGAGATGGTGCGGTACGCTTTGTCAGTGAAAATATCGATTCCGGTTTCCCCTCTGATCCACAGGTGACGACCGGTCCCAGCCCCTACGGTGTCTGGGGCGCATTGGGAACCATGAGTGGATCGGAAACCATTGGAGAGTTTTAA
- the rffA gene encoding dTDP-4-amino-4,6-dideoxygalactose transaminase: MASLIPFNKPFFAGKELHYIAQAVTLGNISGDGDFARRCVEIMQQRFHVHKILLTPSCTAALELSAMLLELQPGDEVIMPSYTFVSTANAFARMGAKPVFVDIRPDTLNMDERLVEEAITEKTKAIVPVHYAGVGCEMDLILTIADKYGLRVIEDAAQGVNAQYQNQYLGSLGDLGCYSFHETKNFICGEGGAICLNSEEFVDRAHVLRDKGTNRQAFFQGLVDKYTWCDIGSSFVLSELNCAFLYAQLEMFDEINQKRQQIYELYRQSLQPLEEAQLLRMPRIPEDCVSNHHMFYILLPSKTVRDGLLAHLKEQQIHAVFHYIPLHTSPVGQTWGYREGDLPVTEQCAACLLRLPFYYEITPEEQQLVVCEIEKFLTKNVSQSLLPDSLQLKTDFQRPLDTP; this comes from the coding sequence ATGGCGTCGTTAATCCCGTTCAACAAACCGTTTTTTGCTGGTAAAGAACTGCATTATATTGCCCAGGCAGTCACGCTGGGAAATATCTCTGGAGATGGTGATTTTGCGCGGCGCTGTGTGGAGATTATGCAACAGCGTTTCCACGTTCATAAGATCCTCCTCACACCGTCCTGTACGGCGGCCCTGGAGTTGTCAGCCATGCTGCTGGAGCTTCAACCTGGTGACGAAGTCATCATGCCATCCTATACTTTTGTTTCGACGGCCAACGCCTTCGCCCGCATGGGAGCGAAACCCGTGTTTGTCGATATCCGTCCCGATACGCTCAACATGGATGAACGACTGGTCGAGGAAGCGATTACCGAAAAGACCAAAGCGATCGTCCCCGTGCATTATGCCGGCGTCGGTTGCGAAATGGATCTTATCCTGACGATCGCCGACAAATATGGACTGCGTGTGATTGAAGATGCAGCGCAAGGCGTGAACGCCCAATACCAGAACCAGTATCTTGGTTCGCTGGGTGACCTGGGTTGCTACAGTTTCCATGAAACGAAAAACTTCATCTGTGGTGAAGGAGGCGCAATCTGCCTGAACTCAGAAGAGTTCGTCGACCGGGCACACGTTCTGCGCGATAAAGGAACCAATCGGCAGGCATTCTTCCAGGGACTCGTAGATAAATACACCTGGTGCGACATCGGTTCTTCCTTTGTATTAAGCGAATTGAACTGTGCGTTCCTCTATGCACAACTGGAAATGTTTGACGAGATCAATCAGAAACGTCAGCAGATCTATGAACTCTACAGGCAGAGCCTGCAACCACTCGAAGAAGCTCAGTTACTGCGTATGCCCCGGATTCCGGAAGACTGCGTCAGTAATCATCACATGTTTTACATTCTACTTCCCAGTAAAACGGTGCGGGATGGACTGCTGGCTCATTTAAAGGAGCAACAGATTCATGCCGTCTTCCATTACATTCCACTACACACTTCCCCCGTCGGACAGACATGGGGATATCGTGAGGGAGACTTGCCGGTTACGGAGCAATGTGCGGCGTGTTTACTGCGTCTTCCTTTCTACTATGAAATTACCCCTGAAGAACAGCAACTGGTCGTTTGCGAAATAGAAAAGTTTCTAACCAAAAATGTTTCTCAGTCCCTGTTGCCAGACAGTTTACAGTTGAAGACTGATTTTCAACGCCCTCTCGATACCCCTTAA